A region from the Campylobacter subantarcticus LMG 24377 genome encodes:
- a CDS encoding Mor transcription activator domain protein has protein sequence MLSNSEYFDYFIDFVKNNDKREILKEFGGGNIYIPSYKTLMRDEELKQDFKTLIKQGLTTKNASVECAKKYDLSLNAVYLITKELRENLEPSLF, from the coding sequence GTGCTCTCTAATAGTGAATATTTTGATTATTTTATTGATTTTGTGAAAAATAATGATAAGCGTGAGATTTTAAAAGAATTTGGTGGTGGAAATATTTATATCCCAAGCTATAAGACTTTAATGAGAGATGAAGAATTAAAACAAGATTTTAAAACACTTATAAAACAAGGTTTAACCACCAAAAATGCAAGTGTAGAATGTGCCAAAAAATATGATTTAAGCTTAAATGCTGTGTATTTAATCACTAAAGAATTAAGAGAAAATTTAGAGCCAAGCTTGTTTTAA
- a CDS encoding CJH_07325 family protein yields the protein MEKLVRDSYGKVGYINTPYENTGSTCNTRAEQTDDATLHDKLQNISDILDELYIECEINEFFENKLR from the coding sequence ATGGAAAAGTTAGTTAGAGATAGTTATGGAAAAGTTGGCTATATCAATACGCCTTACGAGAATACGGGTAGTACCTGCAATACTAGAGCAGAGCAAACCGATGATGCAACACTACATGACAAATTGCAAAATATCAGTGATATTTTAGATGAGTTATATATAGAATGTGAAATCAATGAGTTTTTCGAAAATAAGTTACGTTAA
- a CDS encoding phage protein GemA/Gp16 family protein, whose translation MQNLKKQLIKIIHTLRKDAHLSDDESYRWVLNERYGKSSSKDLSIEELRDFAIALWYDEKFLKNTKKARYFKNENTKSGRATKKQLNMIQAIWSKNAKNPTQWALREFINNIIKKRPLHLWYLSIEDANKVILGLKNLEKQQHNIQLSEAKLKE comes from the coding sequence AAGAAAAGACGCTCATTTAAGCGATGATGAAAGCTATCGCTGGGTATTAAACGAAAGATATGGTAAAAGCTCATCCAAAGATTTAAGCATTGAGGAACTTAGAGATTTTGCTATAGCTTTGTGGTATGATGAAAAGTTTTTAAAAAATACTAAAAAAGCAAGATATTTTAAAAATGAAAATACCAAAAGTGGAAGGGCTACAAAAAAACAGCTTAATATGATACAAGCTATTTGGAGTAAAAATGCTAAAAATCCTACACAATGGGCTTTAAGAGAATTTATTAATAATATCATTAAAAAGCGACCTTTGCATCTTTGGTATTTAAGTATAGAAGATGCTAATAAAGTCATTTTAGGGCTTAAAAATTTAGAAAAACAACAGCACAACATTCAGCTAAGCGAAGCTAAACTTAAAGAATGA
- a CDS encoding phage tail protein D has product MVRKPRFKLVAKGKDVTQKLSKNIISISYEDKEGSESDEISLSFFGLYSKPLFGDSLELWLGFEKLFKCGTFNVNVVSKNYTLNTTEVRASAVNFSGKNNTNIKDKKTRSFENTTLFTIASKLASENSLKIKTSGEDQNIVSILQNNQNNLEFLYKICFEYGFICMIKENTLIITPKDGKIGDNAANITSKNEKLPCFEIALCECSSLEISESGRNEYSAVIVEWQDIDEAKIKSIKVGSGENIYKMHISQPKSDNEAFKKAQSKLNELQKGGVNGRCELIGREIRAGGKLKIKDINMDNYEFSIKSVSHNFNDSAYVIKLEFES; this is encoded by the coding sequence ATGGTAAGAAAACCAAGATTTAAACTTGTTGCAAAAGGAAAAGATGTTACACAAAAGCTTTCTAAAAATATTATCAGTATTTCTTATGAAGATAAAGAAGGTAGTGAAAGCGATGAGATTAGCTTAAGCTTTTTTGGGCTTTACTCTAAACCATTGTTTGGGGATAGTTTAGAACTTTGGCTTGGTTTTGAAAAGCTTTTTAAATGTGGAACTTTTAATGTAAATGTTGTGAGCAAAAATTACACTTTAAATACTACAGAAGTAAGGGCTAGTGCTGTTAATTTTAGTGGAAAAAATAACACAAACATAAAAGATAAAAAAACAAGAAGCTTTGAAAATACCACACTTTTTACTATAGCAAGTAAATTAGCGAGTGAAAATAGTTTAAAGATAAAAACAAGTGGAGAGGATCAAAATATCGTAAGCATATTACAAAACAATCAAAACAACTTAGAATTTTTATATAAGATTTGTTTTGAATATGGATTTATTTGCATGATTAAAGAAAATACCTTAATCATAACACCAAAAGATGGAAAAATAGGAGATAATGCTGCAAACATTACAAGTAAAAATGAAAAATTACCTTGTTTTGAGATAGCCTTATGTGAATGTAGCTCATTAGAAATTTCAGAAAGTGGTAGAAATGAATACTCTGCTGTGATAGTAGAGTGGCAAGATATAGATGAAGCAAAGATAAAAAGTATAAAAGTAGGAAGTGGGGAAAATATTTATAAAATGCACATATCACAACCAAAAAGCGATAATGAAGCTTTTAAAAAAGCACAAAGCAAGCTAAATGAGCTTCAAAAAGGTGGAGTAAATGGAAGATGCGAGCTTATAGGAAGAGAGATAAGAGCTGGTGGTAAACTTAAGATTAAAGATATTAATATGGATAATTATGAATTTAGTATCAAAAGCGTGAGTCATAATTTTAATGACTCAGCTTATGTGATTAAGCTAGAGTTTGAGAGCTGA